The Branchiostoma floridae strain S238N-H82 chromosome 3, Bfl_VNyyK, whole genome shotgun sequence genomic sequence CGGGTAACCGTCTGACCACCGTGCCACGTCGGGCCCTACAGGACCTCCCTGTTCTCAGACATCTCCATCTCCAGCAGAACGGCATCCGCGCCATCTCGGAGGATGACTTCACCGGGCTCCTGACGTTAACGCAGCTCGATCTGAGTGAGAACCTCATAGGTACATGTTCGTGTATTGTACCAACTGCCAATGTAGAATGTTCCAGATTTGATAGGAAGTATTTAGAACGCTGAGATTATCTTATATCTGTAAATTACGTTATAGTATTTTAAATACTTAGTTATTCTATTAATCTTATTGCTGTAAATTATGTCTATAACGTTAGTATTTCAAATACCGTTAATCTTAAGGCTGTAAATTTAGTGTATAGCATTTCAGATACTCAGTTGTATTATTAATTGTATTTCCAACATGTACAGTCAGTTCTGTGTCTATGTCTTTGATTCTCATGTGAAAGGAGTGTGCCATTCAGCCAATAGGCTGCGAAATGATTCTGtcgaataaaccattattatcattattatcataggTGAAGTAGACACCTCTGCCTTCACGCCGCTCTCCAGTCTGGAGGTTCTGAACCTGTCACTGAATCCGCTGTCTCAACTACGTCACAGACCTGACCAagggttgccatggttacgTCGGCTGTATCTACAGGTTAGCAATGGATCGATCATGAAGCCCCGCCCCCAGATCGATCCTAGTCAAAAATAGCGCTGTTTAGCTGACAATACGGACTGACTTTGGTTTAGCATTTTAGCCAACAAAGTAATGCTATGGAGAGTCTCTTCCTCCCccaaacaacagttactgtactcgATGGGTGTAACGTTAGCCTAGCATCTGTCCTaagcatggactgactcccctggccaatttcccgatttttgcGCACCCCCATAGGAAGGACTGATGGAGGCTAGAGGTACCTTACATCGTTTTACTTACAAAGGGGATTGTTGACGTTCTCTCTTGATTCACAGAACACGGCGATCACCGACGTCACGGCGGAGATGTTGAAGGGATTCTCCAACCTCACAGATCTGGAGTTAGGGTCCTGTAGAATCCAGTCTGTCGCCGCCGACGCCTTCTCCCCCACACCGGGGCTTGCCTACCTCGGGCTGAGGAACAACTCCATCACGAACATCGCGGCGGGAACATTCGCGCCGCTTTCCAAGTTAGAAACTTTGCATCTTGACAATAACGGATTAGTGGGATTGGATTCTGGTGCGTTTAGCCAGGGAAGCTCTCGTCTCAGGGAGCTCTATCTGCAGAATAATGTCTTGGCTGCTGTGCCAGATTTGGGACAGCCAGGTGAGCAAAATAATGTCTCTCTAAAACTATCTTTACATTCGATTTCATGttcatggatgacattcacGCGCGcgtcaattttcgtccgtttaaaaaaagttttcagtcttaaaatgcaattcaatctacaactggataaaaaatggagatttacctTCTGACGTGTTCAGTCATATTGTATACCGTGCATATCTGCTGTGaaatgaagaaagaagaagaagaataacaTGTACAACTGTATGTACAACACTAAAAGTATGTTTTTGAACTTCTCAGCTTCGTCACGTCTGCAGACTTTACGCCTGAGTAAGAACGTCATCACAGAACTGTCGTCCGCGTCACTCTCATCCTTGACAGACCTTGTCACGTTAGACATCGCCGACAACAAGCTGTCCAGCATCTCCCAGGGCGCCTTCGACCAGCTAACAAATCTAAAGGTGCGTCTTTTCTACGTAGTTAACGTTACCTTTATAGAAATTACGGGCAAGTTTGTCTACGTGCGCATGTCGTGTTTGTGTATGCACGTCTCcctttctatctctctctctctctgtatgtcaCGTAATTTTAGATGGCTAAACATAAATCTgttgtggcgtaactggtagagcgttcggctcggaatctataggtcctgagttcgatccccgccgtgtccccgacgttgtgcccttgggaaatgcactttacacgaccttcctcacttcaaccaggtgtaaaaatgggtacatggcttcggtcggggaggtaaaagactacctttaccttctgtttgTACCGTGTATTTGGCACTGTttaaataagttacaaaacttgagtgcggTGCCACATTTTCCTCGTctttccaaaagcaaataggaaaaaaaaaacataaatctGTTAACTTTTATATATGTCGCGCATACCCATTGTCCAGGGGCTGTATCTGCAGAACAATGAGTTGACAACAATCACAGGAGGAAGTTTTGAACAACTCACATCTCTGGAAGCCGTCAACGTTTCGGGCAACCCATGGAGATGTGACTGCAACATCCGGGGTCTCCGTGATGACATCAAAACCAAGGTAGGCTCTGCCACATTTTCCAAGTTTCTACTGAAATAACCACATCGAATCGCTATAAAgtctatgatacatgtaattcgTGATAGTTTAATTAAACATTCAACCCAACAACAACTTGACTGAAATGTGTCAAGTTTACATTAAAGCGTGGTTGCTCTTTTCGTGAGTCGTGAACATCTCTATGAATGTTACACAGGTTATCTGCGCCAGTCCTGCCAACCTCCGCGGACGCTCATTGGACCAGGTAACGCCAGAGGATCTGGGTTGTGACCAATCTCCGGACGCCACGTCACCGACAGgtccgaggtcaacgacctgccGGGCAACCTTCACGATGATCCTTCTAGTTGGGGCCATGCTTACCCATGTAATGTTTCTAGATCTGTTCTGTATTTAGCAAAGCATTTTGAAGGTTATTTTAAACTCAAGAAAGATCAAGAAAtagccatgccttcaagtaccagaattatcaacctaggattgatgaacTTTGTATTTTCATAGAGGTACGTATCGTGTAGTGCAAGCCTTTGCctccaagtacagtaggggcatcctcaTTAGATAGCTTTAGACGACCCttacagttagatgtgcaaaggttaggtgtgacaagtcgttCAGTGCAATGTAACTAGCTGGTGTGTTTGGTAGGAGATACATCCAGCATTTTGTGATGTCATTTGTGCCTTTCCTTTATATAGATATAGTACCTACTTTTATTTTGATATAGTACCATTGATTATAATTAGGTTGAAGACTATTTGAGAAGAGTAGATAAATGTAGAGTGGAAGTCGTTGCCACAATGTACGGTAAAATGCATCTCTGTTGGAGTTGACTTgctttctttaattttcttaTTTGAACTCTGTGCTAATTAATGACAGAATGAAGCTTAGGACCAATGAACATGTCTTTGTCTTTATGTGAAACCAGTGTTGTCATGACAGCAGGAATTAAAGAGCATGGTGTGTGCATAATTTAAGTTAGAATAGAAGAGATGTTTTTGTATGGCCCAACATCATTGAACAGGCTGTTCATTTCGATAATGTCTAATACGCAAAAGAATATACATTTCTTCAACAGAACATGTCACTCTGAATATCGACAAGATTCGGCGTTGATATCACACAATCAGAACCAATGTACTGGAAACATATGTTAACTTTCAATCTATTTTATACAACCCATACAGTACACAATGTAGACAGTACCTCGAGGACATGACGATCTAGTAACTAAGGACATCATAGTGGTAACtctctttcaaaatattcactTACTAACGCGCCAATTCACTACTACATTACAAACAAAAACCATGATTTCATGCAGCATATCACACAATTAAATAAAACAAGCTATCAACGGTCGTCAGTATACATTAACTTCATACATTTGCAGAAAGATCATTTGAATTTACATAACATTTACGTAATTTACGTTTTATCTATATACATTCTTTTATCTACATATTGTAACATTCATTGagggtatttacatgtatatcaatacTGCCAAAGTCAATAATCAAATTTGTAACTGAAACGCAAATTGAACATTTTAAATATTTTTGTCCCTTTACGTCTTCGAGCTAATGTGTGAATCTAAAAGTCTTCAGCACAACAAATTGTGAGAAGAAATTCTGGTTTACGTATAATTCTACAACAAGTCGGTTCCGGCTCAGATTCCCAGGGCCCCCGAACCCTTTTNNNNNNNNNNNNNNNNNNNNNNNNNNNNNNNNNNNNNNNNNNNNNNNNNNNNNNNNNNNNNNNNNNNNNNNNNNNNNNNNNNNNNNNNNNNNNNNNNNNNNNNNNNNNNNNNNNNNNNNNNNNNNNNNNNNNNNNNNNNNNNNNNNNNNNNNNNNNNNNNNNNNNNNNNNNNNNNNNNNNNNNNNNNNNNNNNNNNNNNNNNNNNNNNNNNNNNNNNNNNNNNNNNNNNNNNNNNNNNNNNNNNNNNNNNNNNNNNNNNNNNNNNNNNNNNNNNNNNNNNNNNNNNNNNNNNNNNNNNNNNNNNNNNNNNNNNNNNNNNNNNNNNNNNNNNNNNNNNNNNNNNNNNNNNNNNNNNNNNNNNNNNNNNNNNNNNNNNNNNNNNNNNNNNNNNNNNNNNNNNNNNNNNNNNNNNNNNNNNNNNNNNNNNNNNNNNNNNNNNNNNNNNNNNNNNNNNNNNNNNNNNNNNNNNNNNNNNNNNNNNNNNNNNNNNNNNNNNNNNNNNNNNNNNNNNNNNNNNNNNNNNNNNNNNNNNNNNNNNNNNNNNNNNNNNNNNNNNNNNNNNNNNNNNNNNNNNNNNNNNNNNNNNNNNNNNNNNNNNNNNNNNNNNNNNNNNNNNNNNNNNNNNNNNNNNNNNNNNNNNNNNNNNNNNNNNNNNNNNNNNNNNNNNNNNNNNNNNNNNNNNNNNNNNNNNNNNNNNNNNNNNNNNNNNNNNNNNNNNNNNNNNNNNNNNNNNNNNNNNNNNNNNNNNNNNNNNNNNNNNNNNNNNNNNNNNNNNNNNNNNNNNNNNNNNNNNNNNNNNNNNNNNNNNNNNNNNNNNNNNNNNNNNNNNNNNNNNNNNNNNNNNNNNNNNNNNNNNNNNNNNNNNNNNNNNNNNNNNNNNNNNNNNNNNNNNNNNNNNNNNNNNNNNNNNNNNNNNNNNNNNNNNNNNNNNNNNNNNNNNNNNNNNNNNNNNNNNNNNNNNNNNNNNNNNNNNNNNNNNNNNNNNNNNNNNNNNNNNNNNNNNNNNNNNNNNNNNNNNNNNNNNNNNNNNNNNNNNNNNNNNNNNNNNNNNNNNNNNNNNNNNNNNNNNNNNNNNNNNNNNNNNNNNNNNNNNNNNNNNNNNNNNNNNNNNNNNNNNNNNNNNNNNNNNNNNNNNNNNNNNNNNNNNNNNNNNNNNNNNNNNNNNNNNNNNNNNNNNNNNNNNNNNNNNNNNNNNNNNNNNNNNNNNNNNNNNNNNNNNNNNNNNNNNNNNNNNNNNNNNNNNNNNNNNNNNNNNNNNNNNNNNNNNNNNNNNNNNNNNNNNNNNNNNNNNNNNNNNNNNNNNNNNNNNNNNNNNNNNNNNNNNNNNNNNNNNNNNNNNNNNNNNNNNNNNNNNNNNNNNNNNNNNNNNNNNNNNNNNNNNNNNNNNNNNNNNNNNNNNNNNNNNNNNNNNNNNNNNNNNNNNNNNNNNNNNNNNNNNNNNNNNNNNNNNNNNNNNNNNNNNNNNNNNNNNNNNNNNNNNNNNNNNNNNNNNNNNNNNNNNNNNNNNNNNNNNNNNNNNNNNNNNNNNNNNNNNNNNNNNNNNNNNNNNNNNNNNNNNNNNNNNNNNNNNNNNNNNNNNNNNNNNNNNNNNNNNNNNNNNNNNNNNNNNNNNNNNNNNNNNNNNNNNNNNNNNNNNNNNNNNNNNNNNNNNNNNNNNNNNNNNNNNNNNNNNNNNNNNNNNNNNNNNNNNNNNNNNNNNNNNNNNNNNNNNNNNNNNNNNNNNNNNNNNNNNNNNNNNNNNNNNNNNNNNNNNNNNNNNNNNNNNNNNNNNNNNNNNNNNNNNNNNNNNNNNNNNNNNNNNNNNNNNNNNNNNNNNNNNNNNNNNNNNNNNNNNNNNNNNNNNNNNNNNNNNNNNNNNNNNNNNNNNNNNNNNNNNNNNNNNNNNNNNNNNNNNNNNNNNNNNNNNNNNNNNNNNNNNNNNNNNNNNNNNNNNNNNNNNNNNNNNNNNNNNNNNNNNNNNNNNNNNNNNNNNNNNNNNNNNNNNNNNNNNNNNNNNNNNNNNNNNNNNNNNNNNNNNNNNNNNNNNNNNNNNNNNNNNNNNNNNNNNNNNNNNNNNNNNNNNNNNNNNNNNNNNNNNNNNNNNNNNNNNNNNNNNNNNNNNNNNNNNNNNNNNNNNNNNNNNNNNNNNNNNNNNNNNNNNNNNNNNNNNNNNNNNNNNNNNNNNNNNNNNNNNNNNNNNNNNNNNNNNNNNNNNNNNNNNNNNNNNNNNNNNNNNNNNNNNNNNNNNNNNNNNNNNNNNNNNNNNNNNNNNNNNNNNNNNNNNNNNNNNNNNNNNNNNNNNNNNNNNNNNNNNNNNNNNNNNNNNNNNNNNNNNNNNNNNNNNNNNNNNNNNNNNNNNNNNNNNNNNNNNNNNNNNNNNNNNNNNNNNNNNNNNNNNNNNNNNNNNNNNNNNNNNNNNNNNNNNNNNNNNNNNNNNNNNNNNNNNNNNNNNNNNNNNNNNNNNNNNNNNNNNNNNNNNNNNNNNNNNNNNNNNNNNNNNNNNNNNNNNNNNNNNNNNCTTGTAAAACAGAAGTCAGACCCAACCCAGTTTAGAAATAGGCAACACTGGGAATCGAGTATGCTATttttacagtaatgtttatCACTATTCATTGTCACGTGTATGTCTCCTATTCCACCATGCATGTACTTTCaatatagcctccaccaggcctttctaCGGGGGTGCAGGGATCGtagattttggcaaaaatagggaaattggccaggggggTCAGTCCATGCCCCCCTCCGGAgctgcgcggccgaccaactcctccgGTAGCAAAACgtactcccctggcaaattattctctctATAATAGCCAGCAAAGTCAGTCTGTTAGAGactacttgcaattagcctccagGCAATAAACTATCAATAATACATGTGAATAATACATGACTTAGCGTTACCTGTCCTGCCATTATTGGTGACTCACTCTCACCAAGTACGTTATATTTCGTATGACGTCCTTGCTCTCACCTTGGTCTTCCATGGCCGTCCTTCGGTGCGTCAGGGTAGAACTGTACGCCTCCGAACAACAACATAACAGTACAAAGACCACAAACAACTGCCTCGGAGACGCCATGGTCTTTATATATACTCTTAGTCCCAGCTTAGCCTACTAGGTAGTCTTGTCTCTACAGGTAGCTATCAACAGGTGTGAACAAGGTGAGAATATTTCCCGAGCTGCGTCATACAGGTGAGTTACAGTTACCTGcgaaaggtcaaaggtcgctTGCCTTTGTTGTTACGTGACGGCAGTGAAACGCAACGTTTGTTTCTAACGTGACTCGGGATCCTGTGACAACTTCTCAGCAAGCTGGAGGCAAAGTTGCGCAAAGTCGTACGATAAATTACATCTATGCCCGTTTACTTAGTGCGCTCACATTTAATTCCACAGTAACGATTTGTCATGCATTTTAAGTACGCACTGGAACTTTGAAATATCATTCTAAACATAGTAGCGTTAATACTAAATTAATATTGTAAAAACTAGACAAATTTTTCCAAAGTGTCTTTATGACATCATTTCCTAAATCAAGAAGGAGTCAAGACGAAGTTAAATATCCGACCTGTTATTTTCGTCTTCCATGATCGAGATGTTTCACATAACATCTCTTTTATTGTGTAAACATTATACAAATGAAGAAccacataatttttttcacagaGTTAGGAGGACATCACACATAGAGCTACAGCTGAACACACGAATACAATAACATAAAGTTGGTTTTACAGTAATACGTGGACATCTAGTCTAGGATAATGGTAAAATTGAGTTCTCTGATTTTCTTGTGTCTTAATTGGCACATAATCAATGATATTCTGACGTACATGTTGCAAGAGGAGTTTTGTTCGTTGTTGGTTCGGCAAAGAGATTGGTGCAATCTTTCCAGTCGTACCCCTTTTGTAAACGGCATAGGATTTTTacactggtgaaaaatataCCGAGAACGTCTGGACCAAACGATATTCTTTAACAATTCCGTGTAATATTTATCCTTTATTGCAATCATACAGCTTTCCTGTACAAACTTTCATGTGCAATTCTCGCCTTCACAAACCCGAAACATGGTCAAAAGTGCAAAACATCTTCACTTTTTAACAGGTCCTGCTGAATAACAATTCTAAACAATAGAACAATAATATTTAACAGATCTACCGGttccaggggtgcctaagcattttcacgatccctatgaaattcgtacgaatattatgtgatacacacgaatcactatgcgaaaacgcacgaatattatgaaattcgcacgaatcactatgcgaaatcgtacgaattttatgaaattcgcacgaatcactatgtgacacacacgagccttatgtgatttgcacgatccttatgcgaaattgcgcaaccactggcggggtcacgtgacaaacggagcgggattttcaagatggcggcttcgccgcttcggcgactgaaaatacgatgtaacacgccgaaatgaagctaaacagtagctcacaggctatcaaatacatctttgcgacggtaaatgtccattccatgccttgaaatataaatatctcgggtagaaacgctcaaaatcatgcctcctcccggccgccgtttttgcataaggatcgtgcaaatcacataaggctcgtgtgtgtcacatagtgattcgtgcgaatttcataaaattcgtacgatttcgcatagtgattcgtgcgaatttcataatattcgtgcgttttcgcatagtgattcgtgtgtatcacataatattcgtacgaatttcatagggttcgtgcaaatgcttaggcacccctgggttcagttcagttcatcctctgaaGAGAGAGGTGACACCAGGATTTCCACtagttcctgtccagcatgacaaAGCAAAGCTTGTCCACCTGATGCCCTGCGTCCTCCATGAGTAACATTTCCTAAGAGGGTCTTCAATTACTCTTTTTCGTAAAGTTCGTCCACCTGAATCCCTGTGTCACGGTCACCCATAAATAACTTCCTAAGCACCAAGAAAGGCGAGGCTCATCCGGTTGCCAGAGCGGGGCCGCTCCAGATGATACATATTGTGCACCAATGTACAAACATCTTCGTGTATTCTGCTGGAGAACTGCACTAGGAATAGATTTTGTGCacagagataaaaaaaatcaactagCTTTAtctaaggccacaacaatttaattccttggttcacggattcgctcgctcctattttttggggaaaaaaaaaaaaattaccactctgcaaattttcaccattaatgaaaccattcaccaactttctggtgtagcaaattggcctttatattataagctccttaaagtgtgggtacaggtgctgttactgtacaataatagtgtttttgtactttttacaagctgaaaactttttttcttcatgttttggatttaagccattacctttaccccaaccattttacaatttttatttttatttttatttcgccctctcgctccatattttttatgaaaaaatccgtgaaccaagaaattaaattggtgtggcctaaacgaCTGCTcttttattcttactcaaacacattcatacaatcatgtgatgaccagcccctccagctttATCCTACCACTAGCTACACAGGGTATCTGCTACTTTACCTGTAACAATGGTGACTGACATCTTGTCATGGATATGACCTTTTTTGTAATTTGGAACataagaagaagaggaagaagaaaaagaggaagaaatggagcaaaaaagaatatgtttccatttcgtgaaggtaaacataacaataGTATGAACATTCATGTATTCATTTTTCACAATGGTTACTGTTTGGCATGCTATGTCTGACTTGTCTATGTGTTAAGTACTGTAACATGTATATGAAGTTATGTGTGTACAAAATTTGTTCAATGTGAAGCCATAATAAATTCGAGCCCTTCTTCATACATGGATGATCAAATGAACAAATTCAACTACTGTCCACGTGCATATTTGAACCATGTGAAAATGATCCTACACTGTATTAGATATAGGGTATTGTTGTGCATCTGTCCTTCCATCGTGATGACTCCTGAACTATTGATGTAAtacctataacgttatagtaaaTGAATGCTATGATGTATAAATGAGTACAGTTGTTAAGGTACAGATACACCAGATATTCAGGTACAATTCTACAGGTACAGGCATTAGGTACACAGCCATAGTGGCATTAGAATATGGCATGTCACTTTCCTaaagacatatacatgtagttgtagtaGGAACTACATGAACTTTATCAAAAGTGATTTTTTCTGGTTGAAACAACACATTATCTACCACCAAAGACTTTACACTAGtccacctttatctgttgggtaacctatatccgttgcttttaaaaacgggGTATTTGGGTATATCACCTTGACGTTCgttattttcaaattgcaatgtttttaggatattgcagtttaaaccTATCACCCATCAACTTCATGTGCCTaaaaccctgtttttaaaagcaacaggtataggttacccaacagataaaggtgaactagcgttaattgcTGTGGCACTCAGATGGCTGAATAGTAATCATAGACACATGCACCACTAAAGGGCAATATCTAATCCTTTGCCTAGCAGAAAGTGGCATTTCTGGTGTAGAATTACCTCTATAGTGATCACAATTCATTATCTAAGGTTTTTAATTTTGTCTGAAAAACAAGTCAGTTTGCTCAAGTGACCCCAAATACACTTAAAcaagtcacatacatgtatctacgtGTACACTCGGACCTGCTTTCAGCAAGAGACTGAGtaaaaatggttgctgaggacagggtGGGGTTAACTATGTAAAGATGAACAGGacttctgaaaaaaagtttcatcaggttggttatataggatataggagaattctttctACACAACCAGCAGTACATTGCTTAcgatctggataagaaagtcaaccccggtgatgaaccgggacgagggggcaTACAAGCTTAttcacgtttgggattgttttctcaccgcaaaagcgccacctacattggctacatatagcggtgagaagcagaactccagttagaagctctgacgaaggtgtctgagaggcatcgaaacgtaagcaatgtaagtacctgctgattgtgtaaaaagaattctcatatatcctatggAAAGGACTGTTTTAACGTGGCTTGTGACTGGAGGTGGTTGCCTGACAAGGTTTAACTATAATTATAGTTACCACCTTTCACTGTCCTAAGCTATTTTGGAGTCGGATTATCTGACTCGAGTATCATATGGCACAATGTGTTGATAACCTTGCcgaaatttgttttcattcaaaCAACTCACAACATGGATTCCGAAGTACTTATCCGCATGGCACGTTTAGACTACCGAATGTATCATTCTGAATATACAAATTTCTCTGATCTTGGatcatatactgtacatatatacatctgTGATATGGTCTAACATTGGCAACAAGAGTGCACATCTCGATCTTGATGCacattggtaaaaaaatgaaactttCATTCACTGTCACAGGCCAATATTATGATACCCATATTTTGGCACCcttgggccacaccaattttattccTCCATTCTTTTCTGATTTGCAAACAAGTATCATTATATTCAGACAATGTATCTTTGACTCTAAAATACTCAATACCCCATCTTTGGC encodes the following:
- the LOC118411816 gene encoding carboxypeptidase N subunit 2-like, translated to MGRWKNSKNLPNKAENRPEDYSLQREAGQSPLIPPGGRKSNLYSVHLAGNRLTTVPRRALQDLPVLRHLHLQQNGIRAISEDDFTGLLTLTQLDLSENLIGEVDTSAFTPLSSLEVLNLSLNPLSQLRHRPDQGLPWLRRLYLQNTAITDVTAEMLKGFSNLTDLELGSCRIQSVAADAFSPTPGLAYLGLRNNSITNIAAGTFAPLSKLETLHLDNNGLVGLDSGAFSQGSSRLRELYLQNNVLAAVPDLGQPASSRLQTLRLSKNVITELSSASLSSLTDLVTLDIADNKLSSISQGAFDQLTNLKGLYLQNNELTTITGGSFEQLTSLEAVNVSGNPWRCDCNIRGLRDDIKTKVICASPANLRGRSLDQVTPEDLGCDQSPDATSPTGPRSTTCRATFTMILLVGAMLTHVMFLDLFCI